CCGGCACGACCTGGTTGGCAAGCCCCCACTCGAGCGCCGCCTTCGCGTCGAACATCTCGCCCGTCATGATCAGTTCGCGCGCCTTATTGTGGCCGATTCGATGCGGCAGGCGCTGCGTTCCGCCGAATCCCGGAATCAGTCCGAGATTTATTTCCGGCTGTCCGAAGCGCGCCTTGTCGCTCGCGATAATCAGGTCGCAGGCGAGCGCCAGTTCGAGGCCGCCGCCCAGCGCGAAGCCGTTTACCGCCGCGATCACCGGGATCGGCAGATCCTCGAAGGTCTCCATCACGCGATGCCCCAGCCGCGAGAAATCCAAGCCCTCAGCCGCCGACATTTTCGACATCGCGGCGATATCCGCGCCGGCGACGAACGCACGCTCGCCCGCGCCGGTCACGATCAGCACGCGGATCGACGAATCGTGGCGCACCTCGCGAATCACCCGCGCCAGTTCCTCGAGCACTTCGCGATTCAGCGCGTTCAGCGCCGTCGGGCGATTCACCGTCAACGTCGCGATCGCAGCCTTGTCGAAAATCAGATTTTTCAGTTCCACCGAAGTGACTCCTTTTGCTGTGAATGATCGAGCATCGCGCACGGCCACTCGTGCTGATGCACCCTAGTTCCGTCCGCCGCGCCCGCGATGTCAACCCTGCGGTAACGAACCCGACCAAGCGTAGCGGACTGATCGATCACGCTTGCGCCACTGCCAATCGCGGGAAACAATGCGCGGATGTTCGAGCGGCTTGCGATCGGTCGTGCGCAAACTTTACTGCGATCTGCTGCAGTCGTGGCGGCGGCGTCGATGCTCACGGTGTTGGTCGCCGGATGCGCCGAGCAATCGCAGTCGGAAGCCGCGGTGGACAAGCTGCGCGCGCTCGCCGATCAAAAATGCCACGAGGGAAATCAGCCCGCCTGCGACACCATCATACAGATCGTCGGCACCCGGGTCGCGATTGAATCGGTGAGCGATCTTCCGGCGCTGACTCCAAGTTGCGAGGCCGGCCGTCAGGACACTTGCCAGCAGCTTGCCGTGATTCGCGCGGAACTCAGCGAATGGTGCGCCGCAAACAACGCGCGCGCCTGCGCCGCCGTCAATGTCGGCACGTGGCCACGCAATCTGGATGTGCCAGCGCTGGTCGATTCAGCCAAGCTCGCGTGCCTCGGCGGCCAGGTGAAAGCCGATACGCCGACCTGCCGCGCGCTCGAAAACTTCTGACGCGGGTGAAAAGAGCCTCAGCCGCGATCCTCGAAGCCGAGCGAGATCATCACTTCCTGCAGCGACTGATCGACCGTGATGAATTCTGTCTGCGAGACAAACAACATGCAGCCGCGCCCTTCCTCCTTCGGCAGTCCGACTATCTTGAGAATGCGATCGCCGTTGATCATCACCGGCTGATGGTCGATTGATACCCGCAACCACATTGCTCAATTTCCTCTCGCGAGCCGAAACATCGATCGCGACTGAACTCTT
The nucleotide sequence above comes from Candidatus Binatus sp.. Encoded proteins:
- a CDS encoding enoyl-CoA hydratase/isomerase family protein yields the protein MELKNLIFDKAAIATLTVNRPTALNALNREVLEELARVIREVRHDSSIRVLIVTGAGERAFVAGADIAAMSKMSAAEGLDFSRLGHRVMETFEDLPIPVIAAVNGFALGGGLELALACDLIIASDKARFGQPEINLGLIPGFGGTQRLPHRIGHNKARELIMTGEMFDAKAALEWGLANQVVPAAELMDTARKLAEKIAGKSAFALRQAKAALRAAFTMEEDAGLRFEQQTFGVVFGSADRVEGTAAFVEKREPKWQHK